From the Triticum urartu cultivar G1812 chromosome 4, Tu2.1, whole genome shotgun sequence genome, the window ATCCCCCTCCTGGTACAGGACAATCGGACAAGGTGGCAACGGTATAGGTTGATAAGCAAGCTTGAAGGACAGCTTAACCCAGTACTTCCAGACCCAGCGCATCTCCTTGTAGTCATCCATGAACCAAACCGCCAAGTTCTTTGCGAATTGGGGCGAGCAGAACATGACAAGCTTGCCCTCCATCTCAAACAGCTGCGTGTGGTCGTCCTTGGTCAGCATCGCCTGCGCGGGAGGAGAGATCCGCCTGAATGACTCAGCAGCCTGGTCGAACACCAGTATGTGGCCCCCTTGGCTCAGTTGCGGCGACCAGTGCAGGCTGCCATGGAGAAGGACGGGCGGCGATGTGCAAGAGCGCTCCAGCCCTCCCATCAGCCCGGCGCCCACTTCAGCCGACGACGTGCGAAGGTCGATGCTCCTGGCCTGCGGGGATCCCACCGTGAGGACGTAGTAGGTGTGCGACATCTGGAGGCCCAGGCCCCCAGCCTCGTGGTACAGCACCCGGTACTCCCCGGAAGCGGCGTGCTGGTAGAACCCCAGGACATCTCGGCCATCCTGAAGCAGCAGCGGCAGGCGGGCGCCTTGGCGCGTGGCAGGGTTGCAGACGAAGAAGGACCTGTGGAAGCTGAGGAGGAGCAGGCCGTCGCACGAGCCGTGGACCATGAGTGCGCCGTCGGCGAAGGGGCGGGGCGGGGGCACCCTCTGGATGACCCGCAGGACCGTCCGGCGCTTGTTGGTGGCGAGGTCGACGGCCTGGAGGCAGCCGCCGACG encodes:
- the LOC125552384 gene encoding F-box/LRR-repeat protein At2g43260-like — its product is MATGETERGSSDGLPEDMIPEILARLPPKHLLRSRAACKAWRDLATDPAFIRRHHSFQPRQALVFTYGVGGCLQAVDLATNKRRTVLRVIQRVPPPRPFADGALMVHGSCDGLLLLSFHRSFFVCNPATRQGARLPLLLQDGRDVLGFYQHAASGEYRVLYHEAGGLGLQMSHTYYVLTVGSPQARSIDLRTSSAEVGAGLMGGLERSCTSPPVLLHGSLHWSPQLSQGGHILVFDQAAESFRRISPPAQAMLTKDDHTQLFEMEGKLVMFCSPQFAKNLAVWFMDDYKEMRWVWKYWVKLSFKLAYQPIPLPPCPIVLYQEGDMLVPEEVSDKVLHCDKTGKSLGPVDCSAGGTRVTPHMLKESLVLHDFLQMQRNDGACEWFSEVEFADGSDTAIAGDETQTD